Sequence from the Leptospira johnsonii genome:
AGGCTCGATAGCTCTCTTGTTTGTATATTTCAGAATATCCAGAGCTTCCGCAACTTCGTAGCCTCGGATCTCATCCGCAACAAGACGAAGTTTACGAGGGGACATTCTGACAAATCTTGCGATTGCTACGGCTTCCATTATTTCTTAGCCGCCTTTTTATCGGTGTTTCCATGACCACGATAAGTACGAGTAGGAGCGAATTCTCCTAACTTGTGTCCTACCATGTTATCATTGATGAAAACAGGGATAAATTTGTTTCCGTTATGAACCATGATTGTGTGACCGATCATGTCCGGGAAAATCGTACTTCTACGAGACCAGGTTTTAAACGGTTTCTTTTGGTTTTCAGAGTTCAGCTTGATCACCTTGCTCATGAGGTGACTGTCGATGAACGGACCTTTTTTAGAAGATCTCATGATGATTACCTGCTCCTATTTCCCTTTCTCTTCTGGATAATGAACTTGTCAGA
This genomic interval carries:
- the rpsS gene encoding 30S ribosomal protein S19, whose amino-acid sequence is MMRSSKKGPFIDSHLMSKVIKLNSENQKKPFKTWSRRSTIFPDMIGHTIMVHNGNKFIPVFINDNMVGHKLGEFAPTRTYRGHGNTDKKAAKK